In the Helicobacter typhlonius genome, one interval contains:
- a CDS encoding 2,3,4,5-tetrahydropyridine-2,6-carboxylate N-succinyltransferase, translating to MGIEKFKLFVDEYQKSATYKEPLGFGIARVEIGKKSKAVLCATYPTMNWKGENLGTYAVLCESAKAGELIAQSDNEAVYGINQEFVHKALELYTPFLNEALSDSQTHKNIQVILELQKQANKGKLKTKGGRARYRFCVIYKDEKCESVESAYLKLLALSLGKAPLRSLQLDGIFGLLQNVAWSGNKPYELEWLRENEVRLKIEGEFPAIDFVDKFPRYLMQVIPQYDNIRLLDSAKTRFGAYLGTGGYTQMPGASYVNFNAGAMGACMNEGRISSSVVIGEGTDIGGGASILGVLSGGNSDPISIGKNCLLGVNSATGISLGDGCIVDGGIAVLAGGVFYIKPEEAEKIAEINDTFVVKESNLYKGRELSGKHGIHFRCDSQSGKMIAFRSNRKIELNTALH from the coding sequence ATGGGCATTGAGAAATTTAAGTTATTTGTTGATGAATACCAAAAGTCAGCAACGTATAAAGAACCATTAGGTTTTGGTATTGCGCGTGTGGAGATTGGTAAAAAGTCTAAGGCAGTGTTGTGCGCAACTTATCCTACGATGAATTGGAAAGGAGAGAATCTCGGCACTTATGCCGTGCTATGTGAGAGTGCAAAAGCTGGTGAACTCATAGCTCAAAGTGATAATGAAGCGGTGTATGGCATTAATCAGGAATTTGTGCATAAGGCACTTGAGCTTTACACTCCTTTCTTAAATGAGGCATTAAGCGATTCTCAAACGCACAAAAATATTCAAGTGATTTTGGAGCTTCAAAAACAAGCAAATAAAGGCAAGCTAAAAACAAAGGGTGGTAGAGCTCGGTATAGATTCTGTGTTATCTATAAAGATGAAAAATGCGAAAGCGTAGAATCTGCATATCTTAAACTTTTGGCTTTATCTTTAGGCAAAGCGCCTTTGCGTTCTTTGCAACTTGATGGTATTTTTGGATTACTGCAAAATGTCGCTTGGAGCGGCAATAAACCCTATGAATTGGAATGGCTAAGAGAAAATGAGGTGCGATTAAAAATAGAGGGCGAGTTCCCCGCAATCGATTTTGTCGATAAATTCCCGCGCTACCTTATGCAAGTCATTCCACAATATGACAATATCCGCCTTTTAGATTCTGCTAAAACGCGCTTTGGTGCGTATCTTGGCACAGGTGGCTATACGCAAATGCCCGGCGCGAGTTATGTGAATTTTAATGCCGGAGCAATGGGAGCTTGTATGAATGAGGGGCGCATTAGCTCAAGCGTAGTAATAGGCGAAGGCACAGATATTGGTGGTGGTGCGAGTATTTTAGGTGTGCTAAGCGGTGGTAATAGCGATCCTATCAGCATTGGCAAAAACTGCCTACTTGGCGTCAATAGTGCCACCGGTATTAGCTTGGGCGATGGGTGCATTGTCGATGGTGGCATTGCTGTTTTAGCCGGAGGAGTATTCTATATCAAGCCCGAAGAGGCAGAGAAAATCGCCGAAATCAATGATACTTTTGTCGTCAAAGAAAGCAATCTCTACAAAGGTAGGGAGTTATCGGGCAAACACGGCATTCATTTTCGTTGTGATAGTCAAAGTGGCAAGATGATAGCTTTTAGGAGTAATAGAAAAATTGAGCTTAATACAGCTTTGCATTAA
- a CDS encoding tetratricopeptide repeat protein, producing MMRTIFVLVWAVCVAVIGFGEPLESEGARASISNDFDNTASNLTDSNTIPPTQNASPSGLLGSAPLTPANQIGSEPIENMLDNVNQSNTLLKAAMGFAKDGDYESALGLFAQSCEQGNAAGCFGTGLIYMYGANTGMPNPQKAVTYYYKACVGGDAVACANLAMAYDNGNGIKEDKEQAAQLYEVACQGGDSLGCTNAGWMYANGVGVKKDYQKSLAYYSSACQLGSDLGCYNLGLMSNTYNVYGMTKDKMSYVEMNYVACQQGDIVGCGNLGWMYATGSNGAEKSYYNAAKYFTLACDSGYIQSCNNLGVLYDGGLGVRQDKRKAIELFGLACDYGLESGCNNYSLMKTRGSVSAGNNIFSGLK from the coding sequence ATGATGAGAACGATTTTTGTGCTTGTGTGGGCGGTGTGTGTCGCCGTGATAGGTTTTGGTGAGCCATTAGAAAGTGAGGGCGCACGCGCAAGTATTTCTAATGACTTTGATAATACCGCATCAAATCTCACAGATTCTAATACAATCCCACCTACGCAAAATGCCTCTCCCTCTGGGCTTTTAGGCTCTGCCCCCCTCACTCCCGCAAATCAAATTGGTAGCGAACCAATTGAAAATATGCTTGATAATGTAAATCAATCAAATACCTTACTTAAAGCCGCTATGGGCTTTGCAAAAGATGGTGATTATGAGAGTGCATTGGGACTATTCGCACAATCTTGTGAGCAAGGTAATGCCGCAGGTTGCTTTGGCACAGGACTCATCTATATGTATGGCGCAAATACCGGTATGCCTAATCCCCAAAAGGCAGTAACTTATTATTACAAAGCTTGTGTGGGCGGAGATGCGGTAGCTTGTGCAAATCTTGCAATGGCATATGATAATGGAAATGGCATCAAAGAGGATAAAGAACAAGCCGCACAACTCTACGAAGTAGCGTGTCAGGGCGGAGATTCTCTAGGTTGCACAAATGCTGGTTGGATGTATGCTAATGGTGTGGGAGTAAAAAAGGATTATCAAAAATCACTCGCTTATTATAGTAGTGCGTGTCAGCTCGGCAGCGATTTGGGCTGCTACAACTTGGGGCTAATGAGCAATACTTATAATGTCTATGGAATGACAAAGGATAAAATGAGTTATGTAGAGATGAACTATGTTGCTTGTCAGCAGGGAGATATTGTTGGTTGCGGGAATCTCGGCTGGATGTATGCCACAGGCTCAAATGGAGCGGAAAAAAGCTACTACAATGCTGCTAAATACTTTACTCTAGCGTGTGATAGCGGATATATCCAAAGCTGCAACAATCTCGGTGTGCTGTATGATGGCGGACTTGGTGTGAGACAAGATAAACGCAAGGCAATCGAACTTTTTGGGTTGGCGTGTGATTATGGATTAGAATCTGGTTGCAATAACTACTCACTAATGAAAACAAGAGGAAGTGTAAGCGCGGGTAACAATATATTCTC